A genomic window from Thermosinus carboxydivorans Nor1 includes:
- a CDS encoding amidase family protein, with protein MHQAYLSGNLTTVDLIQWYLRRIDAYDKQGPKLNAVIYINPNALAEAAALDAKLAAAGKLVGPLHGIPVLLKDNVNTKDMPTTGGSLSLADYVPPEDATVTKKLRAAGAIILAKVNLHEFAIWGETVSSILGQTLNPYDLTRTPGGSSGGTGAALAANFGLLGIGTDTVNSIRSPASACGIVGIRPTLGLISRAGVIPYSFTQDTAGPMARTVSDATKLLNVLVGYDPADEATVWSIGHAEQDYTVHLKANGLQGKRIGILRSFFGKEPVHAEVNKVADRAVEELKAFGATAIGLDTPDLDAGKIAAEISVHLYDLKPHLNAYLSAPDANTPVKSLAEIIASGKYHPGIDANIKQAQALEQDDQYRLRLAKRAALRQRIMKIMVDNNLDAIMFPHQKRLVVPTGGYVQVDRNGSLGAVTGFPSIVVPGGFSPPTETAKIGVPVGIEFLGRPWSEGILIEIAYGYEQGASHRKPPPTTPPLPGEP; from the coding sequence GTGCATCAAGCGTACTTGTCCGGTAACTTAACCACGGTAGACCTGATCCAATGGTATTTGCGGCGGATTGACGCTTACGACAAACAGGGTCCGAAACTCAACGCCGTCATTTACATAAACCCCAATGCACTGGCAGAAGCAGCCGCCTTGGACGCTAAACTGGCCGCTGCCGGTAAACTGGTCGGCCCCCTGCATGGCATCCCCGTCCTGCTTAAAGACAATGTCAACACCAAAGATATGCCGACTACGGGCGGGTCGTTAAGCCTTGCGGACTATGTGCCGCCTGAGGATGCAACTGTAACCAAAAAACTGCGCGCCGCCGGCGCCATTATTCTGGCGAAAGTAAACCTCCATGAATTTGCCATCTGGGGCGAAACCGTCAGCTCCATCCTTGGCCAAACACTCAACCCCTACGACCTTACCCGTACCCCGGGCGGCTCTAGCGGCGGAACGGGGGCGGCACTTGCCGCTAACTTCGGCCTGCTCGGTATCGGCACTGACACGGTAAACTCCATCCGTTCCCCCGCGTCGGCCTGCGGCATCGTCGGCATCCGCCCCACCCTTGGACTAATCAGCCGCGCCGGCGTAATCCCCTATTCTTTTACCCAGGACACCGCTGGCCCGATGGCCCGCACCGTTAGTGACGCCACGAAACTGCTGAACGTTTTGGTCGGTTATGACCCGGCGGACGAAGCTACCGTCTGGAGCATCGGCCATGCCGAACAAGACTATACTGTGCATTTGAAAGCAAACGGACTGCAAGGTAAACGTATCGGCATCCTGCGCAGCTTTTTCGGCAAAGAACCGGTTCACGCTGAAGTAAACAAAGTTGCCGACCGGGCCGTAGAAGAACTGAAAGCATTCGGTGCAACCGCCATAGGCCTTGACACACCTGACCTTGACGCGGGAAAAATTGCCGCTGAAATCAGCGTGCATCTTTACGACCTGAAACCTCACCTTAACGCTTATCTTTCTGCTCCGGATGCCAACACGCCGGTAAAATCGCTTGCCGAGATTATCGCTTCCGGCAAGTATCATCCCGGCATCGACGCCAACATCAAACAAGCCCAAGCGCTGGAGCAGGACGACCAATACCGCCTTCGCCTGGCCAAGCGCGCCGCCCTTAGGCAGCGAATAATGAAAATCATGGTCGATAATAATTTGGATGCCATCATGTTCCCCCACCAGAAGCGGCTGGTCGTTCCCACCGGCGGCTATGTGCAGGTCGACCGCAACGGCAGCCTCGGCGCAGTCACCGGCTTTCCTTCCATCGTCGTTCCCGGCGGCTTCTCTCCGCCGACTGAAACCGCCAAAATCGGCGTCCCGGTCGGCATCGAATTTCTCGGCCGCCCGTGGAGCGAAGGAATACTTATCGAAATCGCCTACGGCTACGAACAAGGCGCCAGCCACCGCAAACCGCCGCCAACCACGCCGCCGCTGCCTGGGGAACCATAA
- a CDS encoding alanine/glycine:cation symporter family protein, which yields MDWLKLLDEIDSFVWGSPLLILLVGTGILLTLRLRLLQVVRLPLALRLIFSAKNDGAGDVNSFGALCTALAATVGTGNIVGVATAIYAGGPGALFWMWMAAFFGMATKYAEGLLAVKFRSVDANGEIAGGPMHYIEKGLGARYRPLAVMFAASGVLVAFFGIGTFPQVNAIVDSVQLTFGVPVPVTAGIITLLVAMITLGGLQSIASVSEKIVPFMAVFYVATCIGVLVVFADKLPEAVRLVVSSAFTGTAATGGFMGATVMMAIRNGVARGVFSNESGLGSAPIAAAAAKTKWPAEQGLISMTGTFIDTIIICTMTGLVLVVTGAWQSGLKGAALTQQAFAAAFPVAGSYVLTFGLVLFAFTTILGWNYYGERCCEYLFGVKGIKPYRWTFIALVAAGAFLKLETIWLIADIVNGLMALPNLVALLGLSGVVVRETERYLAYLRIEEAETEAMPAVEDVQG from the coding sequence ATGGATTGGCTAAAACTACTGGATGAAATTGATAGTTTTGTGTGGGGGTCGCCGCTGCTTATTTTGCTTGTCGGCACCGGGATTCTGCTTACGCTGCGGCTGCGCCTTTTGCAGGTTGTACGGCTGCCGCTCGCGCTCAGGCTCATTTTTTCCGCCAAAAACGACGGTGCCGGTGATGTCAACAGCTTCGGCGCCTTATGTACCGCTCTGGCGGCTACGGTTGGCACTGGGAACATTGTCGGCGTGGCGACGGCTATTTATGCCGGCGGCCCGGGAGCGCTCTTTTGGATGTGGATGGCCGCCTTTTTCGGCATGGCCACCAAATATGCCGAGGGGCTGCTGGCCGTGAAGTTTCGGTCGGTCGACGCCAACGGGGAAATCGCCGGCGGTCCGATGCACTACATTGAAAAGGGGCTTGGTGCGCGGTATCGTCCGCTAGCCGTGATGTTCGCGGCCAGCGGCGTATTGGTCGCCTTTTTCGGTATCGGTACCTTTCCCCAGGTCAATGCCATCGTTGATAGCGTGCAGTTGACGTTTGGCGTGCCGGTGCCTGTTACTGCCGGCATTATCACCCTGCTGGTCGCGATGATTACCTTAGGCGGCCTGCAGAGTATTGCCAGTGTTTCCGAGAAAATCGTGCCGTTTATGGCCGTGTTTTATGTAGCGACGTGTATAGGCGTGTTGGTCGTATTTGCCGACAAACTGCCGGAAGCCGTGCGGCTGGTTGTATCCAGCGCGTTTACCGGCACGGCGGCGACCGGTGGCTTTATGGGAGCCACGGTGATGATGGCCATTCGTAATGGCGTGGCTCGCGGTGTGTTTTCCAACGAGTCTGGTTTGGGCAGCGCCCCAATTGCTGCGGCCGCAGCCAAGACCAAGTGGCCGGCCGAGCAAGGTCTTATTTCTATGACCGGTACATTTATTGACACCATCATTATTTGTACCATGACCGGGTTGGTGCTTGTCGTGACTGGTGCCTGGCAAAGCGGCCTCAAAGGCGCGGCGTTGACCCAGCAGGCCTTTGCCGCCGCTTTTCCGGTGGCTGGGTCGTACGTGTTGACCTTCGGTCTGGTGCTGTTTGCTTTCACGACCATTCTTGGCTGGAACTATTACGGCGAGCGCTGCTGCGAATATTTGTTCGGTGTTAAAGGCATCAAACCGTATCGCTGGACGTTCATCGCCTTGGTAGCGGCCGGCGCGTTTCTCAAACTGGAAACCATCTGGCTCATCGCCGATATTGTCAACGGCCTGATGGCCCTGCCCAACCTGGTTGCCTTGCTGGGCTTATCCGGTGTGGTCGTCCGGGAAACAGAGCGGTACCTTGCGTATCTGCGGATCGAGGAAGCAGAAACTGAGGCAATGCCTGCAGTTGAAGATGTTCAGGGTTAA
- a CDS encoding LysR family transcriptional regulator, translated as MDDKDWLILKTICEEKNITKASERLYISQPALTYRLKNLEAEFKTKLFHRSTSGVFLTPQGEYLRKYAEEMLQRLQLVKDHLANMENTIQGTLRLGVSSIFAHYQLPTILKTFVEQFPDIEITVKTGLSYQINKLLHKEEIAVAILRGDYSWPETKILLREEPICLATHKKISLDKLPSYPGISYNTDSSLQAMIENWWHERYSCPPHITMEVDKMDTCIQLVHSGLGWAILPAIGLDNQPSLFTQELFWQNGEPLVRRTWLLCRHSALNLLPVKAFVEFITTRELYAAYTNTPK; from the coding sequence GTGGACGATAAAGACTGGCTTATCCTGAAAACCATCTGTGAGGAAAAAAATATCACCAAAGCCTCCGAGCGGTTATATATATCCCAGCCCGCCCTCACCTACCGCTTAAAAAATTTGGAGGCCGAATTTAAAACCAAACTTTTTCACCGTTCAACCAGTGGCGTGTTTTTGACACCACAAGGGGAATATCTGCGCAAATATGCTGAAGAAATGCTGCAACGCCTGCAACTTGTCAAAGACCACTTGGCAAACATGGAAAATACCATTCAAGGGACGTTACGGCTGGGCGTATCATCTATTTTCGCCCACTACCAACTGCCGACCATTCTTAAAACTTTTGTCGAGCAATTCCCCGACATTGAAATTACCGTCAAAACCGGGTTAAGCTACCAAATCAACAAATTATTACATAAAGAAGAAATAGCCGTCGCCATTCTCCGCGGCGATTATTCCTGGCCGGAAACGAAAATATTGTTGCGAGAAGAACCCATCTGTCTGGCCACCCACAAAAAAATAAGCCTGGATAAGCTACCATCTTATCCAGGCATTAGTTATAACACCGACTCATCCTTACAAGCGATGATCGAAAACTGGTGGCACGAGCGTTACTCCTGTCCGCCGCACATCACCATGGAAGTCGACAAGATGGACACTTGCATCCAACTTGTTCACAGTGGCTTAGGCTGGGCGATTTTGCCCGCGATCGGACTGGATAACCAGCCGTCCTTGTTTACGCAAGAACTCTTCTGGCAAAACGGCGAGCCCTTGGTGCGGCGAACCTGGCTACTGTGCCGGCACTCGGCCTTAAATTTGTTACCGGTTAAAGCATTTGTCGAGTTTATTACCACCAGGGAACTCTACGCAGCTTACACCAATACCCCAAAATAG
- a CDS encoding 2-methylaconitate cis-trans isomerase PrpF family protein, translating to MGANVRIPAVIMRGGTSKGVYLMADDLPADPAVRDKVILSIFGSPDIRQIDGLGGADPLTSKVAIISPSRREGVDVDYTFGYVGIKEAVVDYDGNCGNISSGVGPFAIMKRLVPCVEPITKVRIYNTNTNKVIEAEVPVKDGEVVTEGDYAIDGVPGTSAKIILNFLNSEGSKTGKLLPTGNPVDEITLATGKKVRVSMVDAANPAVFVKAEDIGCSGKELPKDTETNPAILATMEDIRTTAAVMMGLAADKAQVGPAVPKVAFVAAPQDYFTVTGTRVDASQIDLLARTKALAVMHKAYAVTGGICVATAALIEGTVVNEVVAKRAKETGIVRVGHPSGVLDFEIRLERSGAGLTLTKAGVGRTARWIMDGYVYVPRRVFG from the coding sequence ATGGGGGCGAATGTCAGAATTCCGGCCGTTATTATGCGGGGGGGCACCAGCAAAGGCGTTTACTTGATGGCCGACGACTTGCCGGCCGATCCGGCGGTTAGGGACAAGGTCATTCTCAGTATTTTTGGCAGCCCGGACATACGGCAAATTGACGGCCTGGGTGGGGCAGACCCGCTTACCAGTAAAGTGGCGATCATTTCGCCGTCGCGGCGCGAAGGTGTCGATGTCGATTATACGTTTGGCTATGTCGGCATTAAAGAGGCGGTTGTCGATTATGACGGCAACTGTGGCAATATTTCGTCGGGGGTGGGACCGTTCGCGATAATGAAGCGGCTGGTGCCATGCGTTGAACCGATAACCAAAGTCCGGATTTATAATACCAATACCAATAAAGTTATCGAAGCCGAGGTGCCGGTCAAAGACGGCGAGGTCGTCACCGAAGGGGATTACGCCATTGACGGGGTGCCGGGTACGAGTGCCAAAATTATTTTGAATTTTTTGAATTCAGAAGGATCAAAGACCGGAAAGTTATTGCCTACCGGCAACCCGGTTGACGAGATAACGTTGGCGACCGGGAAAAAGGTGCGCGTAAGCATGGTGGATGCCGCCAATCCGGCCGTTTTCGTCAAAGCTGAAGATATTGGGTGCAGTGGGAAAGAGTTGCCCAAGGATACGGAGACAAATCCGGCCATACTGGCAACAATGGAAGATATTCGGACGACGGCAGCAGTGATGATGGGTTTGGCCGCCGACAAGGCTCAGGTTGGGCCGGCCGTGCCGAAAGTAGCGTTTGTCGCTGCGCCGCAAGACTATTTTACTGTGACTGGGACGAGAGTTGACGCCAGCCAAATTGATCTATTGGCGCGCACCAAGGCGCTGGCGGTAATGCACAAAGCCTATGCGGTGACAGGTGGGATTTGCGTGGCGACGGCGGCGCTGATTGAAGGCACGGTCGTCAACGAGGTTGTGGCCAAGCGTGCCAAGGAAACCGGCATAGTGCGGGTCGGCCATCCGTCTGGGGTTTTGGATTTCGAAATACGGCTCGAACGGAGCGGGGCTGGTTTAACGTTGACAAAAGCGGGAGTGGGGCGCACGGCCCGTTGGATCATGGACGGCTATGTATATGTTCCCCGTAGGGTTTTTGGTTAA
- a CDS encoding DASS family sodium-coupled anion symporter: MRSNLLRGLICLCVPLLILAIPVPTGLSVLAWQLLAVYIGAILGLMLKPVPEAVVLLTAIAVVGIVYKNIGMALSGYADPTAWLIFAAFMISICFIETGLGRRIAYLLIRYIGKSSLGLGYVAAFADLFFAPAIPSNTARTGGLVFPIFQSLVLTLDSKPGPTARRIGSYQMLVMYNISLVTAAMFITAGVIHPLNLTFAKNILHVEISWIEWAVGMFVPGILTLLAVPYLIYKIYPPEIKSINNREIANKGLQELGPITSQEKRLLILFVIALLGWSTSIITKINATAIAIGIVAASVWLGIVKWKSLLACEQAFNTFLWFAGIVSLANGMGKEKLFSWLGQVIANNFNIAGLNQYLVLFGILFISIIVRYLFASTAAYVATLIPVFYTLGALAHLPAKPLVLIMAASSMLGSVMTHYGNALGPILFGTGYVEQSAWWKIGHIVTIVGMVIWLIAGAAWWKILGMW; encoded by the coding sequence ATGCGAAGTAATTTGTTGAGGGGCCTAATTTGTTTATGCGTGCCATTGTTGATTTTGGCCATTCCGGTGCCAACGGGATTATCGGTTCTTGCCTGGCAGCTTCTGGCGGTATATATCGGCGCTATACTGGGGCTTATGCTAAAACCGGTGCCGGAAGCTGTTGTTCTGCTTACGGCTATTGCAGTGGTCGGTATTGTCTATAAAAATATTGGCATGGCATTGTCTGGTTACGCTGATCCCACAGCTTGGCTGATTTTCGCCGCATTTATGATTTCGATATGTTTTATTGAAACCGGGTTAGGTCGCCGGATCGCATACTTATTAATCAGGTATATTGGGAAATCAAGTTTGGGGCTAGGTTATGTGGCGGCTTTTGCTGATTTGTTTTTTGCGCCGGCAATACCTTCTAATACCGCTCGTACCGGAGGTTTGGTCTTTCCCATTTTTCAAAGTTTGGTGCTTACGCTTGATTCGAAACCTGGGCCTACAGCTCGCCGCATTGGTTCTTACCAGATGCTAGTTATGTACAATATTAGTCTAGTTACTGCAGCTATGTTTATTACGGCAGGAGTTATTCATCCTCTAAATCTTACTTTTGCTAAAAATATATTACATGTTGAAATTTCCTGGATTGAGTGGGCGGTAGGCATGTTTGTGCCAGGTATTCTTACTTTGTTGGCAGTACCATATCTTATATATAAAATTTATCCGCCTGAAATTAAAAGTATAAATAATCGGGAAATAGCAAACAAAGGCTTGCAGGAGCTTGGGCCTATAACTTCACAGGAAAAACGGCTACTCATACTCTTTGTTATAGCTTTATTGGGATGGTCGACCAGTATTATTACCAAAATAAATGCTACTGCTATCGCAATTGGTATTGTGGCGGCCAGCGTCTGGTTAGGTATAGTGAAGTGGAAGAGTTTGCTTGCTTGCGAACAAGCATTTAACACTTTTTTATGGTTTGCCGGTATTGTATCCCTGGCTAATGGTATGGGAAAAGAAAAGTTGTTTAGTTGGCTTGGGCAAGTGATTGCTAATAACTTTAATATTGCCGGATTGAATCAGTACTTGGTATTGTTTGGAATTTTGTTTATCAGTATAATTGTCCGTTATTTGTTCGCCTCAACGGCTGCGTACGTGGCAACACTGATACCGGTGTTTTATACGCTCGGAGCTCTAGCCCATTTACCGGCTAAACCGTTGGTTTTGATTATGGCGGCATCATCAATGCTGGGAAGTGTTATGACCCATTATGGTAACGCCTTGGGGCCTATTCTATTTGGTACGGGTTATGTCGAACAAAGTGCATGGTGGAAAATTGGCCACATTGTAACAATAGTGGGAATGGTTATCTGGTTAATCGCCGGTGCGGCATGGTGGAAAATTTTAGGGATGTGGTAA
- a CDS encoding hydratase has product MVELVAKGVYLLKGRVLMEDADRRSLDELNNILGQAGCEPLTVRHIDRDTARKGTIAYQILANHNTSGNWRDLKLRFDALTSHDLTYVGIILTARASGLKEFPVPYVLTNCHNSLCAVGGTINEDDHVFGLSAARKYGGIFVPAHQAVIHQYMREMMAGCGKMILGSDSHTRYGALGTMGIGEGGPELVKQLLGKTYDIAYPEIVAVYLEGQPRPGVGPQDVALAIIRAVFKNGFVKNRVMEFVGPGVANLSVDFRSGIDVMTTETACLSSVWCTDDLVAEYYKIHGRPGDYRRLEPGEVAYYDRLVKVDLSRIEPMIALPFHPSNAWTIAELNRHAVEILREVEAEGQKQLENPNLTFNLTHKLVDGRLKVDQGVVAGCAGGSFENIVAMAEILQKPITDSRFSLSIYPASQPVYLELLNNRSLEKLMVAGAVVHTAFCGPCFGAGDIPANHGLSIRHTTRNFPHREGSKPGNGQLAAVALMDARSIAATAANGGILTPATEVCTASPTKPYYFNKQVYTNRVYHGFGRPCPDEELVFGPNIADWPKFRPLPENLLLKVAAVIHDPVTTTDELIPSGETSSLRSNPVKLAEFTLARKDPGYVGRAKAVQAQELKRQKLVAEGGDVAALAEVFGPLLARETDKTSERLHRLIETTGLGSVIFAVRPGDGSAREQAASSQRVLGGDANIAIEYATKRYRSNLINWGMLPFTIEPGQEQNLAVNDWLYIPGIRQAVANGQESVPAVILKPAGEIPLELKLEDLTGEEREIILAGCLINYYAK; this is encoded by the coding sequence GTGGTTGAACTAGTTGCGAAAGGCGTTTATCTGTTAAAAGGACGCGTGCTTATGGAGGATGCGGACAGGCGAAGCCTGGACGAGTTAAACAATATCCTGGGGCAGGCCGGATGCGAGCCGCTGACGGTCAGACATATTGACCGCGACACGGCGCGCAAAGGCACCATTGCCTATCAAATACTGGCCAATCACAATACAAGCGGCAACTGGCGCGACTTGAAGTTGCGCTTCGATGCGCTGACGTCGCATGACTTAACCTATGTCGGGATAATATTGACGGCCCGGGCCAGCGGTCTTAAAGAGTTTCCCGTGCCTTATGTCCTTACCAATTGCCACAACAGCCTGTGCGCGGTCGGCGGGACGATTAACGAGGACGACCATGTATTTGGCCTGTCCGCCGCCCGTAAATATGGCGGGATTTTTGTTCCGGCGCATCAGGCGGTCATCCATCAATACATGCGGGAAATGATGGCCGGTTGCGGGAAAATGATATTGGGGTCGGACAGCCATACCCGCTACGGGGCCTTGGGGACGATGGGCATCGGCGAAGGCGGTCCGGAGCTTGTCAAACAGCTGCTTGGCAAAACTTATGACATTGCTTATCCTGAAATCGTAGCCGTTTATTTGGAAGGGCAGCCGCGCCCGGGCGTCGGGCCGCAGGACGTGGCGCTGGCGATCATCCGGGCGGTGTTCAAAAACGGGTTTGTGAAAAACCGGGTCATGGAGTTTGTCGGCCCGGGCGTGGCCAATCTTTCGGTCGATTTCCGCAGCGGCATCGACGTGATGACTACCGAGACGGCGTGCCTTTCGTCCGTTTGGTGTACCGATGACCTGGTCGCGGAGTATTATAAGATCCATGGCCGTCCGGGCGACTACCGCCGGCTGGAACCTGGGGAAGTGGCCTACTACGACCGGTTGGTTAAAGTAGACCTGAGCCGGATTGAGCCAATGATTGCGCTGCCGTTTCATCCCAGCAACGCCTGGACAATTGCCGAACTCAACCGGCACGCTGTCGAGATTCTGCGCGAGGTCGAGGCGGAAGGGCAAAAGCAGCTAGAAAATCCCAACCTAACCTTTAATCTGACGCATAAACTGGTCGACGGCCGGCTGAAAGTCGATCAAGGCGTGGTCGCGGGATGTGCCGGCGGCAGTTTTGAAAATATCGTGGCGATGGCGGAGATTTTGCAAAAGCCTATTACAGATAGTAGGTTTTCGCTCAGCATTTATCCGGCGAGTCAGCCGGTATATCTGGAACTTCTCAATAACCGCTCGCTGGAAAAATTGATGGTGGCCGGCGCGGTCGTCCATACCGCTTTCTGTGGGCCGTGCTTCGGCGCTGGCGATATTCCTGCCAATCATGGCTTGAGTATCAGGCATACTACCCGCAATTTCCCGCACCGGGAGGGATCGAAACCGGGTAACGGGCAACTGGCGGCCGTAGCGCTGATGGATGCACGCTCAATCGCCGCGACGGCGGCCAACGGCGGTATTCTCACCCCAGCCACCGAAGTTTGTACTGCATCGCCGACGAAACCGTACTATTTCAACAAACAGGTTTATACTAACCGGGTTTATCACGGTTTTGGCCGGCCATGTCCTGACGAAGAGCTGGTGTTTGGGCCCAATATCGCTGATTGGCCCAAGTTTCGTCCGTTGCCGGAAAACTTGCTGCTGAAGGTGGCAGCGGTGATTCATGATCCGGTTACTACCACCGACGAGCTCATTCCGTCGGGTGAAACGTCGTCATTACGGTCAAACCCGGTTAAACTGGCCGAGTTCACGTTGGCCCGTAAAGACCCGGGATATGTCGGCCGGGCCAAAGCCGTCCAGGCACAAGAGCTGAAGCGGCAAAAACTGGTTGCCGAGGGTGGCGATGTAGCCGCACTGGCGGAAGTTTTCGGGCCGCTGTTGGCGCGGGAAACTGACAAAACAAGCGAGCGATTGCATCGGCTTATCGAAACAACCGGCCTGGGCAGCGTCATCTTCGCCGTCCGTCCCGGCGACGGCTCGGCACGGGAGCAGGCGGCGTCCAGCCAGCGGGTGCTGGGCGGGGACGCCAATATTGCCATCGAGTACGCGACCAAGCGCTATCGGAGCAACCTCATCAACTGGGGGATGTTGCCGTTTACGATCGAACCTGGCCAGGAACAAAACCTGGCGGTCAATGACTGGCTATATATTCCCGGTATTCGCCAAGCGGTAGCCAATGGGCAAGAAAGCGTGCCTGCCGTAATTCTCAAGCCGGCCGGCGAAATACCCCTTGAATTGAAACTGGAAGATTTGACGGGCGAGGAACGGGAAATAATCCTCGCCGGCTGCTTGATCAACTATTATGCCAAATAA
- a CDS encoding CitMHS family transporter, with product MNVSTLAIIGFVMVCVFMYLIMSKRLSAMNALILVPLLFGIGLGLAGMAPLGKLGSMVMDGIRKAAPTGIMIMFAILYFGTMIDAGLFDPLINKILKVTHGDPLKVIVGTALLAGIVSLDGDGATTYMIVTSAMLAVHKRIGINPIILPTVAIMQNGVMNILPWGGPTGRVMSALGLDASQVFVPMIPGMVVGTIWVMFWAYLLGMKERARLGTVTMAEAAAAQEYVVELDEDSAKLKRPHLFWANLGLTALLMAALVSDKFPLAVLFMVGTALALMINYPNLKTQQELIMKHGMNAIPTVSLVVSAGVLMGIMSGTKMVDAMANSLTSSIPASMGSHIALITALAGLPFDYFLSNDAFYFGIVPILAKTAANYGIGAAEIARASLIAQGCHLLSPLVASTYLLCGMSGVTLGDLTKSALLPSIGTSLVMLATALALGLFPI from the coding sequence ATGAATGTGTCGACATTGGCTATCATCGGTTTTGTGATGGTATGTGTGTTCATGTACCTGATTATGTCCAAACGACTGTCCGCCATGAACGCCCTAATTTTGGTACCGCTGTTGTTCGGTATTGGCCTTGGGCTTGCCGGTATGGCGCCACTAGGTAAGCTAGGCTCAATGGTAATGGATGGGATCAGGAAAGCGGCGCCAACCGGTATCATGATTATGTTTGCTATTTTATATTTCGGGACCATGATCGACGCCGGTCTGTTTGATCCGCTGATTAACAAGATTCTGAAGGTAACGCACGGCGACCCGTTAAAAGTTATTGTCGGTACTGCCCTGTTAGCCGGCATCGTATCGCTGGATGGCGACGGCGCCACCACGTACATGATCGTGACGTCGGCAATGCTGGCCGTCCATAAACGAATTGGTATAAATCCGATCATTTTGCCTACCGTAGCCATCATGCAAAACGGGGTTATGAACATTCTCCCCTGGGGTGGGCCGACCGGTCGGGTCATGAGCGCGCTGGGCCTAGACGCATCGCAGGTGTTTGTGCCGATGATCCCTGGGATGGTTGTGGGAACAATATGGGTAATGTTTTGGGCCTATTTGTTGGGAATGAAAGAACGGGCCCGGCTGGGAACAGTTACCATGGCAGAAGCCGCGGCTGCGCAGGAGTATGTCGTGGAACTGGACGAAGACAGCGCCAAACTCAAACGGCCGCATTTGTTCTGGGCTAACCTTGGTTTAACCGCTTTGCTGATGGCAGCGCTTGTTTCGGACAAATTCCCGCTCGCCGTTCTGTTCATGGTTGGCACGGCGCTGGCCCTTATGATTAACTACCCCAACCTCAAAACCCAACAGGAACTGATCATGAAGCACGGTATGAATGCCATCCCGACCGTTTCGCTGGTTGTTTCCGCCGGCGTGCTGATGGGGATCATGTCGGGGACCAAAATGGTCGATGCCATGGCCAATTCGCTCACCTCGTCCATACCCGCATCCATGGGCAGCCATATCGCCTTAATCACCGCCTTGGCCGGTTTGCCGTTTGACTACTTCTTGTCCAACGACGCTTTCTACTTCGGCATTGTCCCGATCCTGGCCAAAACGGCGGCAAATTACGGGATTGGTGCGGCGGAGATCGCCCGGGCTTCACTTATTGCCCAAGGTTGTCATCTCCTGAGCCCGCTGGTTGCTTCGACTTATCTTCTGTGCGGCATGTCTGGGGTCACGCTCGGTGACCTGACCAAGAGTGCCTTGCTGCCGTCGATTGGGACGTCGCTGGTGATGCTCGCCACTGCCCTTGCATTAGGGTTGTTCCCAATTTAG
- the citD gene encoding citrate lyase acyl carrier protein, with protein MPTITHPGQAGTVESSDILIIIAPAAPASGVTIELTSPVSKQYGRQIKAVILETLAAEGVTDVIVTAQDKGALDCTIRARVKTAIARALA; from the coding sequence ATGCCGACAATCACTCATCCCGGTCAGGCGGGAACGGTCGAATCGAGCGATATCCTGATTATTATTGCGCCGGCGGCGCCGGCAAGCGGCGTGACGATTGAATTGACCAGCCCGGTGAGCAAGCAGTACGGCCGGCAGATCAAAGCCGTTATTCTGGAAACGTTAGCCGCCGAGGGCGTAACCGATGTCATCGTTACCGCCCAGGACAAAGGGGCGCTGGACTGCACGATCCGCGCCCGCGTTAAAACGGCTATTGCCCGGGCGCTGGCATAG